TTGTGTTTTCAAGCAGCTATTTATACCCAGGGGCATACCTTCACAGTGCAAATACTTGAGTGTATTTGTTGTAAAACTGTAGCGCAATAATTTAACCCTGTAATAGCCTTCATGGCAGCGTCCTAGTTCcgaattataaaaataatcagacCAACCAACTAGCCAAAACAGTATGCACAGAGACACAAATGAAATACCATTTACACAGTTAGGCAGGGATCTTACAAGATACACAGAGCTTTATTCAAAAtcacttcagatatttttaatgtatgcaGTGTAGTTTAAAACCAGACTGCTTCTAGTTTACAATATTCGTTGTGCATCCAGAGCACAAACCTAACAAATGATGTTCTCAAAGCATTCTCAGTAAAGATCTCTTCCTCAAATGCTAATTTCTGAGAAAGTTGCAAGTATTTATGCTCAATgctcactttatttttttcaaaagtttttttgttctcatgtacattttttttttacttgtgcTTACTGTGCCTGACCTCATTTTGAGATTAATAACTTTTCAAGCACTGACATCAGAGCCATTAAGGTGTTTCTGGTCAACAATCTGTTATAGCTCATATAGAAGAAATAGTGACATTTTCATAtgaggttttttaaaaaataagcacaaGCAGACATTTCCATTCATGTAGGAGAATGTAAAATGCATCTGCCGATGTTGGCAGCCCAATGTTGTCATAATGCTGAAGCAATCCATTAAGTGAATTTAAAATTCCAAATcttaagaatttaaaatgcatgaGTTATTGGtaaaatgttactgtttctgtttatttctattagACTGATTAATTGCCAAGATCTGAAGTGGAGTTTTAAATATGGTATCAACAGCATATATCCAGGGGACCCATTTTGCTAACTCAATATGTCCAACTGAAATCTGCTTTAAGAGTAGTGAGATTTTGATACTTTGCTGTTAGCCAGACACTTGATTTTGGGAGTAGGTATACATGGTTCAATATAATGAATTTGTAAAGAAGCAAAGATAGatagaaaaagcaattttaaagtcTGCTCACCTTACTTTACGTATGAGTGGGAATCATATTTTGCTGCTTTAGATTTTATGCTGTTCTGGGTAATGTAAGAggaatttttcagaagagaaagtaatCTATCTGAATGCTTGGAATCCTTATTAAAGcaagagcagggagaaacaaaaaacaaacacattttacaCGAAACCCCCTCCAGCCAGTGTGTGTTGCAATGCAGGTTTCTTTAGCATAACACTGACCAAATAATGATCCTACGCAATACAAATGCCAGTCACTTactctttcacttcttttgaGCTGAAGTCCAGGTACCTGTTGCTGATCCACTGAATTTCAAACCAATCTCTGAAGCCGTTGTTTCCACAGCATTTGAACTCAATTTGGAGCATGTCAATTGTCTTCTTCATGAAGCACCTTCCCGGGGTGTCCGTGTCCCTGTAGAACTTCATGCTGTTCTTGAGCCCGTGAGCCAGGGTGCTCTCCAGAGAGCCTCGCATGAGAAAGCAAATCAGAGCCACAAAAAAAATTAGgatgttaaaaaagaaacacaatgCCAAGTAAGGTTTCAGCAAAGGCTTCCACTTGGCAAATTTAGTGGGATCCAGAGAATCGTAACAAATTTTTCCAGCAAAACCATTGAAGGCGCAGGATAATATACCCATCAATATCAAAGAATTGGGCACAAAATGGCTTTCAGCATTGTCCATCACTTCGCTTCGCTTGCGGAGTTCGATTTTGAGGAACAGTCCCATGCTAAAAACAGTGATTCCAGCAAACACGGAAAACCAGTTCATGAGCCATAGTCCCTGAGCTAGTTTTACTCGTTTCTTCTGGTTGAATTTGACCTTCAACAGTGCCATCTTCGTAATGTGAGGTGCTGAAAGTTTTCACCGTTTTTCAGTGCAAGCAATTCTAGAAAGAACCATTCAGGCATTTAAAAAGACTCTGAATGGCATAGTATGAAGTGAGCTACTGCTTGGTCCTTCCATCCTGGGCTCCCCAAGTTAAGTTTCAAGCTGGTAAATATTCAAAGATCCAAATTAACAATTTCACATTAGTAAGAATAATTGGCAATTAGGACCTACAACTATTTCTGGTGGTTCCTTCcaagcaaaggagaaacagtCTCAAGGTTTCAAATGATTTGATCTGGATCTGCAAGACGTCATTCTAATACCTTTAATCGTTTGATCCAATTTAGAGAAATGTCTGTCAACAGATGAGTGGAAATAATCCCTCATTTTACTATTTAGTAGATTTGTTCTTTCTTATGATAGGCTACTTGGTAGAATGTGAAAACGCAGCGATATAAAAAGAACTTTCTTACCAGAAGAATACGGATTCTTTggtgaagaaggaagaaggctcctagatttttttttttttttaaggctgcttgaatacagaaacacatttcttcTATGTGATCCTGGTTTATTCATATCTACAGCCAGGAACACCGTTCCAGTCCTTATCCTTCTCTGTTTACCCTAGATGACATCCTGTGGCTTATGTGTTCTGGAAGCAGATAAGCGTGTAGTTTATAGTGACCTAAAAAAACCTAAGCTTgctattttctatttactttcaGGGTCTGTACAATCTCCAAGCCTTcacaaaagaggagaaatgaaagCTCAACTTGATAAATAAACCACAACCTAAAAtctagaaatgctttttttccaaaaggagTTGACATGAGCAGCTTATTGGATAATCATAGGGCCGGGCGGGGAACCAGGACTGGCCAAGGAGATGCAGAGAGGAGTTGCTTACGCCAGGGTGGAACATGACCCAGGGACGGGGAAGGGAGTCGTGGTCTGTCATTGCTGGCTGGCACAAGCAGGGTGCTGCTGCGGTCCTTGGGGAGCGTGGCCACCGAGCGTGCCAAGGCGGCTGCAGGAGGCAGGGCAGGACCTCTGTGAACGTACGCCTTGTTCGCACTGCAGCCTGGCGGCACGGGATGGGGATGATCTCAGCTCTCCTTGGGCCGTTATGTTCCCCGCTGCCCTGAGCAGCCGTTTCAGGAAAGCACAGATGCTGGGTTTTGCTCTTTTTGGTGCTTTGGGAGTTTTGCTCACTCTGACGCGTCCCCTTCTGCTCCCCTCTTGTGGCCCTCTCACCATGCAGAGGTTCAGGCCTGTGCTGGTTCACAAGTCACTGAGGAAAGCTCTGTAATGAAGCAATTAAACTAagcaaaggggaggaaaaatcTGGTCCCATGAGTTGCGTCCCGAGGCAGACAGGCAAGCGCTCAGGTGCTAACGCTGCACATTAGGAAGGAGCAGCCGTGCCCTGGGGATTGACCTCATTTCTCCAGGTGGCTGGTGGCCCCCGGGGGGACCTGCAAGGCTCAGCCTGACCTACAGCCCCTCAGGCTGTCCCAACTGCTTCAGGGCCTTCCTCTAGTGGCTGAAAACAGAAGGGCTAAAGAAAgctcagggaaaaataaaaggtgtcATAGTCAACAAGGGGAGTGCTCGAGGAAGGCAGTgtaagaagttttaaaatagcaCACTGAAGAGCAGTATTTTGACAATCTGCCACTGCGCACCTCAGTTCATGCTGCTGAGTTACTCAGCTTGGGATACAGGAGATTTCCTAATTAACAACGAAGAATATCCAGCTGCTATTTTTTACTGCTCTGAgtaataaaagatttttgtgaCAGACCTTTCCTGGCCCAGTAAACACCAAATTATCCTTGTCCCAtgctctggagcagagctgagTGCCCAGGCTGTCAAAAACTGCCAGTCTGGGCACTGTTGCAGGGACCTGAAGAGCAGCTGGTAACTAGGATTTTCTGAAATTGCTGCTCAGTAGggctctgctgctgttgcaggtGAATAGCAAGTgtgtaaaagaaagaaggaaagtatCTATCTGGCGCTATTCTTTTTACTTGCTATAAAGTGGAAGAAAAGTGCCATTTCTCTGGAGAGCCTGTTAAAATACTTATGTGCAGTAAACAATAATACTGAAAGAACATCTCCTCTGGCTTCTCCGCGAAGTACCACATAACTCCGCAGTGCGTGTTGCTACATTTCACTGACTCCTCCAGGGCTCAGCTAGAAAATACAAGATAGTTTGGAGGATGTATTTATCTGACAGCTTGAAGGAAGCCCTACATAAATAAACCTGAAATGATTTCCCTTCTTGTCAGTGATGATAGAGTGAAACTCAAGTAAGCGAAAGAGAACTGTATATTAGGTCTGTAAATCACAGGGCTATACATTGAAATATGTTATGCAGTGCACTTAATAAGACAAGAAATACTAAACCTGCACATAGCAGATGTAAGCAAGCTTGGTGTCGCTCTGAATATTGGGACATTTGTATTCAGAAGCACAGATGCCAGTCTAAATAGCTCTTACCTTAATAATTTGACATTCAGATGTTCACAGTAGATCTGAGCAACCGATAAATCAAAACTATGTATGTGACTGTATTCAGCAGGGTGCTTCCTGTTAGTTTGGGAATAGAAACAGTGAAATGGAACATATAGTGCACACTTCAGTGCTCATCAATCCCTCCAAATTTTCTGTCTTACTCCTCTCCTTAAACAAAGGTAACAGGAGGGGTCCTAATAAATCACTCATAAAAGTTAATGCCTTCTAGGAGATGATCAGTGATTAACCCGATGTCCAAGAAGGGGCAGTCCAACGCTTTGTAGTTAGACCTTCAAGATTTCAAATGATACCTTGGCTCCTTTGAAGTTGTCACAGAGAACAATCCACACAACCAAAACAATTGAGATTTGGAAATTTGCTGTACTTATCCAAGTAGTTTGAATAATTCAGTACCAGATGGGAGCTCAGACTGACCAAAACTACCCACATACCAAATCATATCACTATGCTTTGAAGTTTTAAAAGAGATTGGTGACAGTAAATCATGTGCTATATGTTGACATCTGCttcaaaaaatgaagttatgCTTTTAACAGTTGAGAATTAATGCTTCTAGCTTATCCCAGATATACAGCTGACAAGTTCCGTGCAAACTTCAGGCCAAGGACTGATAAAGCAGTGCTTCCAACAGTGCAATCTAGCTGACAAATATATCAATGTTGAGTAGCAAAAGTCACAAAAACCTGTGCCAGTGGGGGTGGGGAGACTGACCTAAAGACAGAGAGAAGGGAgttacagacagaaaaaggcAATCCTCTAATTCTCAAGAATGTTGTTTGCCCAAGTGTTGTGCTTCTCTGAAGGTAGTACTCtcattttgttcatattttctaGAACTGGGAAGTGCCCAACTCATGCTGGGAccaatataaaaatacagatagaCAGATCTAACAGATTCAAACTGATTAGCTGAGGGCTGTCTCAAGTAGAATTacctacaaaaaaaagaaggttaTGGAGGATAATCAGGAAGTGTTTTGCAGTATGGACagtgcaaagaagaaaagtatttttgcctGGCATCTGTCTTCTTACAAATGCTTATTTTGGCTGGGATTTGCCTTTAATCAGGGCAGATTTACTAATTCTTCCTActtcaaatacaaaacattGAAACTGGGCCGTAACAGATACAAGCTGATTGCAGCGAGAATGTTTGAGTTATTGGTCCCCTCAGAGGCTGCATATTAAACTCAAATGTATAATTCATATGccattttggagaaaaaaatttagaaCAAAATGTTCAAATCGTAATTGATCTGCCAGAACTGCCAATTAAAGTATTTGAGTTCAAAATATGTTGCtaaaaaattatcatttctaTGGATAATAATGCAATACAGATATCTTTTGGAAAAGCTATGCCTTCTAAACTGAATATAATCCACAAAATTATCAGTGAATGttgagagggaggaaaaggttgttttaaatgcagatgattcatagaatcacagagtggttgaggttggaagggactagtccaacccccctgctcaagcagggtcattTGGAGCACATTGCATaagattgcatccaggtggatgaatacctccagagaaggagactccacaacctctctgggcaacctgtgccagtgctctgtcactctcacagggaagaaggttttcctcatattcaggcggaacttcctgtgtttctgtttgtgcccattgcctcttgtcttgtcgcttggcaccactgaaaagagtccagccccatctgcttgacaccctcccttaatCAATcatctgatcatctttgtagccctacgctggactctctccagtagctccatgtctctcttgtactggggaaaacagaactggatgcagtactcgagatgaggcctcaccagggctgagtagaggggcaggatcacctcccttgacctgttggcaacactcttcctaatgcaccccaggagaccattggctttcttggccacaagggcacattgctggctcgtggttaACTTGTGGTCCATGAggactcctaggtccttctccacagagctgctttcaagCAGgccagtccccagcctgtactggtgcctagggttatttgCCTTTGTCGAACTTCAGAAGGTtcctctgcccaactctccagcctgtccagctaACAGTACAACTTGGTATCTGCTATACACTCTGCTGCCCAGTGCTGAATCAGTTGTGCTCCTTTCAAAGTCTTCAGTCCAAGTATTTAGGCATATGTAAAAAGCCAAACATATATAAAAGTCAAATTCTCTTTAAACAGGAACAGTCCATGTACCTAAATTATGCAAGTGcttttagctggaaaaaaaatcctgatctAATCTGTTCCTTTCACACTGCTTTGTGATATCAAACAGGTGTTTTTCTTGgggcttttattttgtttctttcgAAGTGGCTGTTTTTCATTGCGGGGAAGAAGGTATCTGTTTCCACCTGTTGCAGGAACTTATTTTGGAAAGATGAGAAATGGTGTTTATGAAATGTAAGTTGCTAAATCCATTGCTTGGGCTGTTATGCACAAAATATATAGATACAGTGCATACAAATGTATCATCAGTATTACAGATAGCCACATGTATGGTATCATGCAGCATGAGAGAATACAAGCGTACTGCTCGAGAAGCTGATGTTGCCAACAGAAACTGATGTGCCACGCATAGTAAGTGAGCTCCTAGGTCAGCACTTGCTGAGGGAAGAAAGGATGAAATCCTTGTTGCTATACGGTTATTGCCTAAATAGGAAGAAACTATCCCACACTAGAacctatttaaataaaacagggTTGGATAAAGAGAGAATGCAGataacttattttttgtttctggtcTTCAGAGAACAAGGTGCAGATATACTGAACTGCTCAGGAGCCTCAGTGGGAACCAAGCGGGGCAACCTCTCTCGGGACTGAATGTCCGAATGAAACGTTGGCCTCACtgaaagcagcaacaaaacttGCAGTTGCTTCTCTGGAGTCGAACTTTCTCCCATTTGTCTGTTCCATACTATCACCAAATATTAACATGTGAAACTCTGTATAATGCTAAATAATTGTCTCAAAATGGCTTCTATATGCtcatttttgtgtatttttgcataaaatcattttacttcATTCTCAAATGCATATGATCTTAAAAAGGTTGAGTTACATTGCTGCAGAGAATGAAGGTAATTACActtgttttaaagatttctgTAAGTCTTTCAACCGGAGATGGGCTGTCTTTGCAGATTGTTTTTCAAGGGTATTTAAACCAAGAGTTTGCTCTTATGAATCTCATTGGAAAATTATTCCAGACGGCTATCCTCCAATGTTTAgaaactttctgatttttttgcaaattgGCCTTGTATTCAGGGCCAATTTATATCCAGTTTTATTGTGccaatatttctgtgtttatccTCGTAACACAGTCATAACCATgtccctggcaggcatttgtttttctggctCTTTTGAATCCTATCatcagaattaaattttttaGGGAGTGTATTTCTAAAGGAGTTCCTTTGTTTAATCTGATGGCAATGAGCCACAACTAGAGTTCAAGTTCTTGAGGAGACTTTGCTGAATATAGGTTGCGATCCTACTGACAAAGTCCCCTATAGACAAAGACCAAAAGGTGCTAATGGTGCTATGGTTTCAGCTGTCAGCTGGCACTCGTACTGCTGACTAGGACCACCTTGACTGCAGCTGACAGCAGGCACTACCTTCTGCATCGCTTTCTTACTGACGGGCAGGACAATTACCTTTccttaaaatgttcttttgcaGGGCGCCATTGAATTCTGCCTGACCCCTGCCTCTCACTGTTTTTAGTCTTCATCCTGCTCCTATATaagagaatttcttttcaaagcagttcTGGCTGCTTTTACCCTCCCTGGAGCAAGACTGTGAGCCCGATTTTAGCAGCCATCCACTCAGCCGTGAAACCTCTTCAGTATGCAGGCTTGAACGCAGCCTTCACAATTCAAAACCTTTTTCCCCCATGGGTCACTGGGGGAGGGGATTTTTGCCAGTTCTCCCTAGCAGGTTAgacataaaggaaaaacaattctAACTCCTGACCTAGATGATGTTGTCAGgcaattttcttcatgttaGCATTGCTTCTTGTTCCAAGGGAAGAAAGAGTACATAGGCTGCTCTCCTTTCTCGAAGCTGTGATTAGCAGGGACGCAAAGCAGCTCTGACCAGACCAGCACTCCAGGTCTCCTTGAACTGGGAAAGACTGAGAGCCAGCCAGGCCCAACTCCTGAAACCAACCACTTCGCGAACACTGCCCGATCTTACCTGTGATTATTTCTCAGGTACAAGCTTCAGGAAAATTCAGTTGCCCAGCAACTTGCAGCTTCCTCTAACAGCGTAGTGTCCTCCGTCACAAATACTTCACTTCTGAGTAGCTTTGCCTGGATGAGATGTATGAGGGTCTCCATCATATCATCATTCTAGTCAT
The sequence above is a segment of the Rhea pennata isolate bPtePen1 chromosome 3, bPtePen1.pri, whole genome shotgun sequence genome. Coding sequences within it:
- the PRPH2 gene encoding peripherin-2 isoform X1, whose product is MALLKVKFNQKKRVKLAQGLWLMNWFSVFAGITVFSMGLFLKIELRKRSEVMDNAESHFVPNSLILMGILSCAFNGFAGKICYDSLDPTKFAKWKPLLKPYLALCFFFNILIFFVALICFLMRGSLESTLAHGLKNSMKFYRDTDTPGRCFMKKTIDMLQIEFKCCGNNGFRDWFEIQWISNRYLDFSSKEVKDRIKSNVDGRYLVDGVPFSCCNPSSPRPCIQYQITNNSAHYSYDYQTEELNLWGRGCREALLHYYSSMMSSMGAVVLLVWLFEMSVMVGLRLLHTSLESIANPEDPECESEGWILENSLKDTFKSTLESLKKIGKFNQVEADAEGAEGEEGGKTPAITTVS
- the PRPH2 gene encoding peripherin-2 isoform X2 — protein: MALLKVKFNQKKRVKLAQGLWLMNWFSVFAGITVFSMGLFLKIELRKRSEVMDNAESHFVPNSLILMGILSCAFNGFAGKICYDSLDPTKFAKWKPLLKPYLALCFFFNILIFFVALICFLMRGSLESTLAHGLKNSMKFYRDTDTPGRCFMKKTIDMLQIEFKCCGNNGFRDWFEIQWISNRYLDFSSKEVKDRIKSNVDGRYLVDGVPFSCCNPSSPRPCIQYQITNNSAHYSYDYQTEELNLWGRGCREALLHYYSSMMSSMGAVVLLVWLFECHTDGSQIVLNNVRRRKNG